The Paenibacillus mucilaginosus 3016 genome includes the window GTTGAAAAGGGATATGACCTGCCGGAGGGTAAGCTTAGCGTTGTATTCGATGCTATGGATTACATGAATGTGATCAAGCTTTTGGTCTCCGGCATTCGAGAAGGCACGCATTATATGGACACTCTTACAGGCTTAACCGAAAACAAATTTGTCGTATTTGAACCAAGGGATGTTGTATATCTGGAAGCAGGTCCTGACGGTCTTATGGCCTTTACGAAGTCCGGTCGTTATAGTATCAAAGAAACCTTACAGTATTATGAGACCCTGTGGGCACCCAAAGGATTCATACGAATCAATAAATCACAACTCGTTAATTTGCTGCACGTTAAAGAAATCATCCCTTGGTTTAACTCCAGATATGTGCTTCGAACGGATAATAACGCGGAACTGGAAGTATCAAAAATGTTCTCGAAAAAGCTTAGGAACACACTGAATATTTAGGAGAACACCCATGGAGAAAATTCATTTGGCCAACATGATAAAGTCATTTTTTCTTGGTCTGCTCATCGGAGTGATACTGCAATTTTTTGATCATGCGGATGTGCAGTTCTCTTACAAAGTGATGACGGTATTAGCCAGCGGAAGTGTAGGGTTCATTATTGGTTTTATTACAGAATGGCTGACTTCCGTTCTCCCTATTCGTATGGCGAATTCTCGAACCTACTTCTTTATTAACAACTTCATTGCACTAATCGTTACCACATTGATTATGACGGCATCCTTACTCATGATCTCAGGCAGTGAAATGGAGAGCAATCGGGAATTTGTGCCGGTGTTATTGATCGTGCTTGGGATCATATGCATAGCGAATCTGTTTGACTATATGATGTATCGACGGGCTCAAAATAAATTGAAAACATTTAAGGCGTGGATTAAGGACAAATAAGCTGTAACTTATGAATAAATCCGTTTGCTCTTCTGACTCCAGGCCTTTGTAAAAGACAGAACGGCGATATAAACGAGCAGCGAGAAGCAGACGGAACCGATCGTGTTCCACAGCATGGGAAGGGCCAGGCTGTCCAGATAACGGATCGCCCACTGCCCGCATAGCACCATGATGATCATGGAAAATGTGCCCCTTGCATAGGGGCGGATATCCCAGTAGAGCCCGATGCTGCCGGAGATCGAGTAGAAGTTGAGCATCGTCATGAGCACAATGCTGAGGCCCAGCGCAACAGCGATACCGACAATGCCGAACTCGCTGCCCAGCACATAGATGGCAGCAATTTTGAATGCTGTGGTAATGACGTAATTCCATAGGGTGGCATTCGCACGGCCAAGCCCCAGCAGTATGGCATGAAGCGGCGCATCAAAGTAATGCAGGAAAAACATCGGTGCCAGGATTTGCAACAGTTGGCCGGCTTCCGGTGCGTTATAAATGAGGGTAGTCAGCGGCGTGGACCAAACGTACAGGATCACGGTGGCCGGTGCCCCGATCAAAAAGCCCAGCCGCAACGCCAGCTCCATTCTTTCGTGCATTAACAGGCTGTTCTTGTTGGCGGCCGCTTCGCTGATGGCCGGGATCAGAGCGGTGGAGAGAGACTGTGTGATAAAGCTGGGCATGAAGAGCAGCGGGAAAGCATATCCGGCAATCATTCCGAACTGTTTGGTGGCTGCTGCCGTGCTAATGCCGGCAGCGGCCAGGCTGGTCGTGATGAGCAGCGGTTGGAAAGCGTGGTAGAGCGAGTGAATCAATCCATTGCCGGTAGTCGGCAAGCCGATTCGAAGGAGCTCGGTGAGGGTCGATCGGCCCTTCCGAAGGTGGGCGGCCCATGTCTCTCCCGGCAGCTTGATTTCCCCGCGCAGCTTGTAGCTTGCCAGCAGAAACATCAGACTGCTGATCTCGCTGACCACGGAGGCGGCCATAGCGCCGGCAGCGGCATAGGCAACGCCGTAGGGGAGCAGGACGTGTACCAAAGCCAGCACACACGCGATCTGGACGGTGTTCTCCAATACGTCGGAGGCGGCGATGGTCTGCATTCGCTGCTTCCCGCGGAAGTAACCCTTGAGCACCGCGGAGACGGCAACGATCGGCGCAATCGGTGTGATCGCGAGCATGGCGTAATAAGCCCGCTGATCGCTGAGAAGTATGGAGGCAATCCATTCCGAGCCGAGCAGGGTGAGAGTCGTCAGCGCGACACTCAGGAAGCCGGTAACGAACAAGGAGACGTGCAGGGTCCGTCTCACCTTGGTCCGATCCCCGCGGGCATCGGCCTCTGCAACCAGCTTGGAGATGGCGACAGGCAGGCCGAGCTCCGTAATCGTGATAACCAGCGGAACCAGGGGGTGGGCCATCATCAACAGGCCGATCCCCTCGGCACCCAGCACCCTGGCTACGAACATCCCGCTGATTAAACCCAGGATGCGGTTGATCAGCGCGGCGGCGGACAAGAATAACGTACCCCTCATGAAGGCTTGCGACGGTTTCGGCATCGGAACTCACATCCTCCAGTTGATCAAATACTACCATTGTATTAGACCATCCGGAAAAAAATGTGAACAAGCTCCTATTGTCGGTCCCTTTTAATGAAGCGCGCATCCCCTTCATTCCCAACGATCGATTTACCGCATCTCCCCCTGATGACCGCTTGGGATGACCGAACTAAACTCAATTCCGAGATCCACCAGTTGTGCCGTACCCATTAGGGACATCAACACCTTGGCCCTCTTCTTATGTTTATCGATTTTTTTTATATAAGATTCCATCCCCTTCAAGGGGCCGGCCTGAACGGTAAAGCCGGATTCCTGAAAACTGATTTTCGAGCATTCAATGATGTCATCCTGTTCTATAAGTTTAAGAACCAGGGTCATTTCATCCACCGGTATTTCCTTGAATAATTCGCTCTCATCGCATAGCTTTGCGGAGGAATCCAATTTCCATGCTTCTTCATAGGCGAAGGCTTTATCTCTCCCGTTTTGATAATTCAGGGTCCGGTAGATGAACGGATTTTCTTTAAATTGATAGTACAGATGAACATTCATTTTGGTCTGGACAAAAACATAGCCGGGGAAGAGCGTTTTCACAACATGATATTCTTTCCCTCCTCTTTTCTCCGGAACCTTTCTTCTAGGTATTACGCAGTGTAACAAAGCACGATCGTATCTAGCATCCAACCACTTTTTAGTATTGGATTCATAGCCGGTTTTTACAAATAGCGCATACCATGACATCACTAAGCCTCCTTTTCTATTAGTCGTAATATTACCGCAAATAGGAGGAAAATAATGTAGAAAAATGTAGATCGATACTGAAATAACTTTATTTATGGTAAGTAAGGAATATATACAAAAATGCAATGTTATTGTATGATATGGGAAGTAGATCATGAATCCATATCCTTTACATAACTTATGACGGCTTAATCGACGTTTCGGCGCGTTAAGAAAAGACATAAGAGACCATAACCTGTACACGTAACCAAGTGTAAATGCTTGCGGCTCCTCCTTCGGGTGGAGTGCCGCAGGCATTTTTTGTTATCTGACATCAAAGGGAAGGGTCTGTATGACGCGTGAAATATCAGAACGATTTCAGGCTGTGAAGGGAGAAAGCCATGGTGGTGCCCTGTATCTTTTTCAATGTACTGCCGAAGAATTGAGATTCCTGTCTCTCCCCTATCTGCATCCGGCCGAACTTGCATTCTGGGACTCGCTGAAGTATGAAGGCCGAAGGAACACTTACCTGGCAGGGCGGTATGCGGCCAAACGGGCCCTCTTGTTCAGCCTGGAAGACTGTCCTGAAGCGGAGAGAGCAAACCGCATCCTGATTGATCGCGGTGTATTGGGTCAACCGGTCGTTCAGGGGGCAGGCAGCATGCAAGTAAGTATAACTCACAGTGGAACTATAGCCGCCGCCCTTGCTTTTCCCGAGGCCCGGCCGATGGGGATCGACGTTGAACTGATTCGAGAGGATCGACTGCGGCTTCTTGATGAACAGATGACGCCAGGGGAAACCTGCATGCTCAGGGAGTTTGCGCATCCATACCTCAGTATGTTAACGCTATGCTGGACGGCCAAGGAGGCATTGTCCAAAGTGATCCGCACGGGCATTACGACCCCGCTTCACATCTTTGAACTGCAGGGGATCGAAGTCAGAGACGGATTGTACTTCAGCCGATACCGGAACTTCTACCAGTATGAAACCGTTTCCTTTCTATGCGCCCCCTTGGTTTGCTCGATTACCTATCCGAAAGGCACGGCCATTCACGCGTCTTCCATCAAGAGAAAAATCATCGACTCGATCACATTTAATCTCGATCACATTTAATGACGGAGGGGAGTATGGCGCGTATGATGACTTACGTATTTCCGGGACAGGGAGCCCAGCGAAAGGGAATGGGCGGGGAGCTGTTCGATGAGTTTGCCGAATTGACCTCTCAGGCGGATGAGATCCTGGGATATTCGATTAAAACGTTATGTCTTGAGGACCCGCAGTCCCACTTGAATCAGACGCAATATACGCAGCCTGCTTTATATACGGTGAATGCGCTGACTTATTACCATAAAATCGTAGAATCGGGCCGTACGCCGAATTATACGGCAGGGCACAGCCTGGGAGAGTACAATGCCCTGTTAGCTGCAGGCGTATTTGATTTTCGGACCGGGCTGCTCCTTGTGCAAAAGAGGGGGGAACTCATGAGCCGGGCGGAAGGCGGCGCCATGGCAGCCATTATCGGGCTGAGCGAGCGGCAGCTGATGGAGGCCCTCTCCGAGAACCGCCTGGATCGGATTGATATCGCCAACCTGAATAGTCCTGCCCAGATTGTGATCTCGGGACCTAAAGCGGAGATCGACCGTGCCAGACATCTGTTCGACGGGATGAAGGAAGTCAAATCCGTGGTGCCGCTGCGGACCAGCGGGGCCTTTCATTCCAGGTATATGAAAGAGGCGGCAGAGGAATTTGGGGACTTCCTTCATGCGTTCGACTTCGAAGAGCCGGTGCTCCCCGTCATTGCCAATACTACCGCCAGACCCTACCGGTATGAAGAGATCAGGAAAAACCTGAGGGACCAGATCACGGGCTCCGTCAAATGGAGCGAGAGCATCCGCTATCTGTTAGGCCGGGGGGAGATGGAATTCGAGGAGATCGGCGGAGGCCGGATCCTGACGGGATTGATCCAGCAAATCCGAACGGAAGCGGGGCCGTTGGTCACGGAGGAGGAGAGGGTCGGTATGAAGCCCGCCGATGCGGGGGGCACGGCCTCTTATGCATCCGCCGGTGTCATAACGGTGCCTGCCGCGCCTGTGGTATCAAGGGCTCCGTTGATCGAGAGATTGGCCGTGGACGAACCCTCCCCAGCCGGGCTTGGAACACAGACTCCGGCATGGATAAGAATAAAACCGGCCAACCTGGGGAGCCCGGAGTTCCGGAGGGACTACGGCCTGACCTATGCCTACATTTCCGGTGCAATGTACAAGGGCATTGCCTCGAAGGAGATGGTCGTGCGCATGGGGAAAGCTGGAATGATGGGCTTCTTTGGTGCGGGTGGTCTGAAGATGCAGCAAATTGAAGAAGCGATCCGCTTTATCCAGGGAGAACTCCTGCCCGGTCAAGCGTACGGCATGAATCTGGTGCATGAGCCTGCAGAGCCGCATATCGAAGAAAGCATGGTGGATCTGTTTTTGCGTACGGGGGTAAAGGTCGTTGAGGCGGCGGCATTCATGACGATCACGCCCGCCTTGGTGAAGTACCGGGCCAAGGGACTTAAACGGGATGAGAACGGGAAAGTGACTTCGACGAATAAAATTATCGCCAAACTGTCACGTCCCGAGGTAGCGGAAGCGTTCCTTTCCCCTGCGCCTGAACGGATCACAGCCAAGCTGTTGGAAGAGGGCAAGATCACACGGGAGGAAGCCTCCTTATTGGCGGAGATTGCCGTTGCGGACGACCTGTGCGCGGAGGCGGATTCGGGAGGGCACACCGATGGAGCGGTAGCCTATGCCCTGATGCCCGCTATCTTGAAGCTGCGCGATGAAATGATGGAAAAGCACCGGTACGCCAAGAAGGTCAGGGTAGGGGCTGCGGGGGGGATCGGTACCCCGGATGCCGCGTTGGCGGCATTCAGTCTCGGTGCCGATTTTATCGTTACCGGATCGATCAATCAGTGTACGGTGGAGGCCAATACGAGCCCGGAGGTCAAGGACCTTCTGGAGCAGATGAATGTACAGGATACGGAATATGCGCCGGCCGGGGATATGTTCGAGATGGGAGCGAAGGTCCAGGTGCTCAAGAAAGGGCTGTTCTTTCCGGCCAGGGCCAACAAGCTGTACGACCTTTACAGGCAGTATAACGCTGTGGAAGACATCGATGAGAAAACGAAGATTCAGCTTCAGGACAAATATTTTAAACGCAGCCTGCAGCAAGTCTATGATGAGGTCCGTTCGTATCACCCGCCGCATATCATCGAGAAGGCCGAACGAAATCCGAAAATCAAGATGGCCCTGATCTTCAAGTGGTATTTTGCTTACAGTACGCGGCTGGCCTTGAGCGGTAACCCGGAGAACAAGGTGGATTATCAGATCCAGTGCGGTCCGGCCTTGGGGGCATTCAATCAATGGGTAAAGGGGACGGAGCTGGAATCCTGGCGGAACCGGCATGTGGACGAGATTGCGCTCCGGTTGATGAATGAAACGGCAGAGCTGCTGAACCGCAGATACCAAAGCTTTGTACAGGCTGCGGCCAACGAGTAGAGGGAGGGGAGGCGCCGCTCAACAAGTACCTTAGGTTCAACAAAATCTCCACTGCGGGAGCGGGAAAGGTGAGAAGCAGATGACGGGAAGAATCGATAAGGATATCGCCATTATTGGAGTAGCATGCCGGTTTCCCGGGGCCAAGAACGCTGATGAATTCTGGGAGAATCTGAAAGAGGGCCGCTCCAGTATAGGCGAGATCCCCAAGTCACGCTGGGATTGGGAGTCTTATTGGGGCGATCCGCAAAAAGAGAGAAATAAAAGCAGCAGCAAATGGGGGGGCTTCCTAACGGACGCCGATCAGTTTGACCCGGGCTTCTTCGGACTC containing:
- a CDS encoding 4'-phosphopantetheinyl transferase family protein, with the protein product MTREISERFQAVKGESHGGALYLFQCTAEELRFLSLPYLHPAELAFWDSLKYEGRRNTYLAGRYAAKRALLFSLEDCPEAERANRILIDRGVLGQPVVQGAGSMQVSITHSGTIAAALAFPEARPMGIDVELIREDRLRLLDEQMTPGETCMLREFAHPYLSMLTLCWTAKEALSKVIRTGITTPLHIFELQGIEVRDGLYFSRYRNFYQYETVSFLCAPLVCSITYPKGTAIHASSIKRKIIDSITFNLDHI
- the loaP gene encoding antiterminator LoaP, whose product is MSWYALFVKTGYESNTKKWLDARYDRALLHCVIPRRKVPEKRGGKEYHVVKTLFPGYVFVQTKMNVHLYYQFKENPFIYRTLNYQNGRDKAFAYEEAWKLDSSAKLCDESELFKEIPVDEMTLVLKLIEQDDIIECSKISFQESGFTVQAGPLKGMESYIKKIDKHKKRAKVLMSLMGTAQLVDLGIEFSSVIPSGHQGEMR
- the spoVB gene encoding stage V sporulation protein B, yielding MPKPSQAFMRGTLFLSAAALINRILGLISGMFVARVLGAEGIGLLMMAHPLVPLVITITELGLPVAISKLVAEADARGDRTKVRRTLHVSLFVTGFLSVALTTLTLLGSEWIASILLSDQRAYYAMLAITPIAPIVAVSAVLKGYFRGKQRMQTIAASDVLENTVQIACVLALVHVLLPYGVAYAAAGAMAASVVSEISSLMFLLASYKLRGEIKLPGETWAAHLRKGRSTLTELLRIGLPTTGNGLIHSLYHAFQPLLITTSLAAAGISTAAATKQFGMIAGYAFPLLFMPSFITQSLSTALIPAISEAAANKNSLLMHERMELALRLGFLIGAPATVILYVWSTPLTTLIYNAPEAGQLLQILAPMFFLHYFDAPLHAILLGLGRANATLWNYVITTAFKIAAIYVLGSEFGIVGIAVALGLSIVLMTMLNFYSISGSIGLYWDIRPYARGTFSMIIMVLCGQWAIRYLDSLALPMLWNTIGSVCFSLLVYIAVLSFTKAWSQKSKRIYS
- the fabD gene encoding ACP S-malonyltransferase; amino-acid sequence: MMTYVFPGQGAQRKGMGGELFDEFAELTSQADEILGYSIKTLCLEDPQSHLNQTQYTQPALYTVNALTYYHKIVESGRTPNYTAGHSLGEYNALLAAGVFDFRTGLLLVQKRGELMSRAEGGAMAAIIGLSERQLMEALSENRLDRIDIANLNSPAQIVISGPKAEIDRARHLFDGMKEVKSVVPLRTSGAFHSRYMKEAAEEFGDFLHAFDFEEPVLPVIANTTARPYRYEEIRKNLRDQITGSVKWSESIRYLLGRGEMEFEEIGGGRILTGLIQQIRTEAGPLVTEEERVGMKPADAGGTASYASAGVITVPAAPVVSRAPLIERLAVDEPSPAGLGTQTPAWIRIKPANLGSPEFRRDYGLTYAYISGAMYKGIASKEMVVRMGKAGMMGFFGAGGLKMQQIEEAIRFIQGELLPGQAYGMNLVHEPAEPHIEESMVDLFLRTGVKVVEAAAFMTITPALVKYRAKGLKRDENGKVTSTNKIIAKLSRPEVAEAFLSPAPERITAKLLEEGKITREEASLLAEIAVADDLCAEADSGGHTDGAVAYALMPAILKLRDEMMEKHRYAKKVRVGAAGGIGTPDAALAAFSLGADFIVTGSINQCTVEANTSPEVKDLLEQMNVQDTEYAPAGDMFEMGAKVQVLKKGLFFPARANKLYDLYRQYNAVEDIDEKTKIQLQDKYFKRSLQQVYDEVRSYHPPHIIEKAERNPKIKMALIFKWYFAYSTRLALSGNPENKVDYQIQCGPALGAFNQWVKGTELESWRNRHVDEIALRLMNETAELLNRRYQSFVQAAANE
- a CDS encoding LytTR family DNA-binding domain-containing protein translates to MMVQLLCSDKVYEKLKQELTKYQIEIEQDSDWVLVEKGYDLPEGKLSVVFDAMDYMNVIKLLVSGIREGTHYMDTLTGLTENKFVVFEPRDVVYLEAGPDGLMAFTKSGRYSIKETLQYYETLWAPKGFIRINKSQLVNLLHVKEIIPWFNSRYVLRTDNNAELEVSKMFSKKLRNTLNI